From Pedobacter indicus, a single genomic window includes:
- the murI gene encoding glutamate racemase gives MVNSRQGPIGVFDSGYGGLTVFKEIVRLLPEYDYVYLGDNARVPYGTRTFETVYQYTWECTRALFEMDCPLVILACNTASAKALRTIQMTNLPVYPEEKKVLGVIRPTTERIGEFTKTKHVGILATPGTVKSESYRIEIEKFFPEIQVYQEACPIWVSLVESNEIDTAGAAYFVKKHIDQLLKQSPLIDTIILACTHYPLLYPLIRKFTPSQISVIEQGELVAESLKEYLTRHHELNTRLTKGGTKKFYTTENPRIFNEKGGIFFGKEVYSTQIFV, from the coding sequence ATGGTTAATAGTAGACAAGGCCCCATAGGGGTATTCGATTCAGGATATGGTGGTCTAACGGTCTTTAAAGAAATCGTTAGACTACTACCTGAATATGATTACGTGTACCTGGGAGATAACGCCCGCGTTCCATATGGTACAAGAACATTTGAGACTGTATATCAGTATACCTGGGAGTGCACAAGAGCATTGTTTGAGATGGACTGCCCCCTTGTTATCCTGGCTTGCAACACGGCTTCAGCGAAAGCATTAAGAACTATCCAAATGACAAATCTTCCGGTTTATCCGGAGGAAAAAAAGGTATTAGGGGTTATCCGACCTACTACGGAACGAATTGGTGAGTTTACAAAAACAAAGCACGTCGGGATTTTAGCAACACCGGGAACTGTTAAATCGGAGTCGTATCGAATTGAAATCGAAAAGTTTTTCCCCGAAATACAGGTCTACCAAGAAGCTTGTCCGATATGGGTCTCCCTCGTGGAAAGCAATGAGATCGATACAGCGGGAGCTGCCTATTTTGTAAAAAAACATATTGATCAATTGTTAAAACAATCGCCTCTCATCGACACGATTATCTTAGCGTGTACTCATTACCCACTATTATACCCCTTAATCAGAAAATTCACACCATCACAGATTTCAGTCATCGAACAAGGCGAACTCGTAGCTGAAAGCTTAAAAGAGTACTTGACAAGGCATCATGAACTTAACACCAGATTAACCAAAGGAGGTACGAAGAAATTCTATACGACTGAAAACCCACGTATTTTCAATGAAAAGGGTGGGATCTTCTTTGGGAAAGAAGTTTATTCAACACAAATATTCGTTTAA
- a CDS encoding fumarylacetoacetate hydrolase family protein, with amino-acid sequence MKFVSYLDVDSPRLGIIVKDQLYDIHCINPFLSEGMLGFLQQENKGIDYAHLTAEEIENGQYVQKALNNKSIVAPLPNPKSFRNVFNQNPKDQPFPILYFGNHQAIAGEGNIDCMQYHFGKLDFELEIAVVLNKEGRNIRAEHADYYIGGFMILTNFVSRGIQDDESEYSDISAKSMDFGIATGPMLVTPDELEEYRTGKEGHIGNHYQLKAECIVKNETVCEVNSADLPWTFAEIIERASYGTTLYPGDIIGSGKLPGASFQDINSGNKKENDAYKEQWLQPTDHIMVRVEGLGELSNKMCLSAAEISLTDEEG; translated from the coding sequence ATGAAGTTTGTTTCCTATTTAGATGTCGACAGTCCACGCTTGGGTATCATCGTCAAAGACCAGCTTTATGATATCCACTGTATCAACCCTTTTCTAAGTGAGGGTATGCTCGGCTTTCTTCAGCAAGAAAATAAAGGGATAGACTACGCTCATTTAACTGCTGAAGAAATCGAAAATGGTCAGTACGTTCAAAAGGCACTCAATAATAAATCCATTGTTGCTCCTCTGCCCAACCCTAAATCTTTTCGGAACGTGTTCAATCAAAATCCGAAAGATCAACCATTCCCCATCTTGTACTTCGGCAATCATCAAGCTATAGCAGGAGAGGGTAACATCGACTGCATGCAGTATCATTTTGGGAAATTAGATTTTGAACTCGAGATCGCTGTCGTTCTTAATAAAGAAGGAAGGAACATCCGTGCTGAGCACGCTGATTATTACATCGGAGGCTTTATGATCCTAACTAATTTTGTTTCCAGAGGCATTCAGGATGACGAAAGTGAATATAGTGATATTTCAGCAAAGAGTATGGATTTTGGTATTGCTACCGGGCCTATGTTGGTAACTCCGGATGAGTTAGAGGAATATAGAACTGGGAAAGAAGGCCATATTGGCAATCATTATCAGTTAAAAGCAGAATGTATTGTTAAGAACGAAACAGTTTGCGAAGTGAACTCTGCTGATTTACCATGGACATTTGCTGAAATAATCGAACGGGCGTCCTATGGAACAACACTTTATCCAGGAGATATTATCGGATCTGGTAAGTTGCCCGGTGCCAGTTTTCAAGACATAAATTCTGGTAATAAAAAGGAGAACGATGCCTATAAAGAACAGTGGTTACAACCTACCGATCATATTATGGTCCGTGTTGAAGGTTTAGGAGAACTTAGCAACAAGATGTGTTTAAGTGCAGCCGAGATATCGCTGACAGATGAAGAAGGGTAA
- a CDS encoding cold-shock protein, whose translation MKTGKVKWFNAQKGFGFIIQEDGQDIFVHFKDVIGGIDVLNDGDEVEFEVTEGRKGPQAVNVKKL comes from the coding sequence ATGAAAACCGGAAAAGTAAAATGGTTTAATGCCCAGAAAGGATTTGGATTTATTATTCAGGAAGATGGTCAAGATATCTTCGTGCATTTCAAGGACGTAATCGGTGGAATCGATGTCTTAAATGACGGAGATGAAGTCGAGTTCGAAGTAACTGAGGGTCGGAAAGGACCACAGGCTGTGAATGTTAAGAAACTATAA
- the fbaA gene encoding class II fructose-bisphosphate aldolase: protein MSLKNYKGVLHGDAVQELFAIAKKNQFALPAVNVIGTNSINAVMETAKAVNSPVIIQLSNGGAQFYAGKSLNNDNLQACVLGAVSAAKHVHLLAEHYGVAVILHTDHAAKKLLPWIDGLLDHGEEFFKQNGKPLFSSHMLDLSEESLEENIEISSKYLERMKPLGMTIEIELGVTGGEEDGVDNTDVDSSKLYTQPEEVAYAFEKLRAISDKFTVAAAFGNVHGVYKPGNVKLQPVILNNSQKFIREKFNISEEKPVNFVFHGGSGSSPAEIKEALSYGAIKMNIDTDMQWAFWDGVRDYYQENEDSLQNQIGNSKDPDAPNKKFYDPRVWLRKGEESFVKRLKQAFEELNCLDANSKL, encoded by the coding sequence ATGAGCTTAAAAAATTATAAAGGAGTATTGCACGGTGATGCGGTACAAGAGCTGTTCGCAATAGCTAAAAAGAACCAATTTGCGTTACCTGCAGTAAATGTTATTGGCACGAATTCCATTAATGCGGTAATGGAAACAGCTAAAGCGGTTAACTCCCCTGTCATTATTCAACTTTCAAATGGCGGCGCACAGTTTTATGCTGGTAAATCTTTAAATAACGATAACCTGCAAGCATGTGTACTTGGAGCTGTATCAGCCGCCAAACACGTGCATCTTTTAGCTGAACACTATGGTGTGGCAGTTATATTACATACGGACCATGCGGCTAAAAAACTTCTTCCTTGGATTGACGGACTATTAGATCACGGAGAGGAATTCTTTAAACAAAATGGTAAGCCACTTTTTTCGTCTCATATGTTGGATCTTTCTGAAGAGTCTTTGGAAGAAAATATTGAAATATCCTCTAAATATTTAGAGCGTATGAAGCCTCTTGGGATGACGATTGAGATTGAATTGGGCGTTACGGGAGGTGAAGAAGACGGGGTGGACAATACCGATGTAGATAGCTCTAAACTGTATACTCAGCCTGAAGAAGTAGCCTATGCATTTGAAAAGCTACGTGCTATCAGCGATAAATTTACAGTTGCAGCAGCATTTGGTAATGTTCATGGAGTATATAAACCTGGTAATGTGAAATTGCAACCGGTCATTTTAAATAATTCACAAAAGTTTATTCGTGAGAAATTTAATATTTCTGAAGAAAAGCCAGTTAATTTTGTATTCCATGGAGGGTCTGGATCTTCTCCTGCGGAGATTAAAGAGGCTTTATCGTATGGAGCAATCAAGATGAACATCGATACAGACATGCAGTGGGCCTTCTGGGATGGTGTTCGTGATTACTATCAAGAAAATGAAGATTCTTTACAGAACCAGATCGGAAACTCGAAAGACCCCGATGCTCCGAATAAGAAATTTTACGACCCACGTGTTTGGTTACGTAAAGGAGAAGAGTCTTTTGTTAAGCGATTGAAGCAAGCATTTGAGGAATTGAATTGCTTAGACGCAAATAGTAAATTATAG
- the accD gene encoding acetyl-CoA carboxylase, carboxyltransferase subunit beta, translating to MAWFRRNKVGINTATENKKEAPDGLWKKCPSCKKPLLKSEQIENQYVCQYCNFHLRIGSAEYFSILFDDNSFTELFANLRSGDPLHFEDTKKYTDRLEDSYKKTGLNDAIRCAHGKMEGEDVVIACMDFAFIGGSMGSVVGEKIARSIDYCMEKKIPFVLISKSGGARMMEAAFSLMQMAKTSAKLALLSQAKIPYVSYLTDPTTGGVTASYAMLGDINISEPGALIGFAGPRVIKETIKKDLPKGFQTAEFVLEHGFLDFIANRKDMKSKIASFLRMVR from the coding sequence ATGGCTTGGTTCAGACGCAATAAAGTTGGTATCAATACAGCAACAGAAAATAAGAAAGAGGCTCCAGACGGTTTATGGAAAAAATGTCCTTCATGTAAGAAACCACTGTTAAAGTCAGAGCAAATTGAAAATCAATACGTATGTCAGTATTGCAACTTTCACTTGCGGATTGGATCTGCTGAATATTTCTCTATTTTATTTGACGACAACTCGTTTACAGAACTTTTTGCCAATCTTCGATCGGGTGACCCTCTTCATTTTGAAGATACCAAAAAGTATACTGATCGCTTGGAAGATAGTTATAAGAAAACAGGCTTGAATGATGCAATACGTTGCGCACATGGAAAAATGGAAGGAGAAGATGTGGTTATTGCCTGTATGGACTTTGCTTTCATTGGCGGATCAATGGGTTCGGTGGTTGGCGAAAAGATTGCGCGATCGATTGATTATTGCATGGAGAAAAAAATCCCCTTTGTACTTATCTCAAAGTCTGGAGGCGCCCGAATGATGGAAGCAGCGTTCTCGCTCATGCAGATGGCCAAAACATCTGCAAAACTAGCTTTATTGAGCCAAGCAAAAATTCCTTATGTATCGTATCTTACAGATCCGACAACGGGTGGAGTAACCGCGTCTTATGCTATGCTAGGAGATATAAACATTTCAGAGCCTGGTGCTTTAATTGGCTTTGCAGGGCCACGAGTGATAAAAGAGACGATCAAGAAGGACTTACCAAAAGGATTCCAAACCGCAGAATTTGTATTAGAACATGGATTTCTTGATTTTATAGCTAATAGAAAAGACATGAAAAGTAAAATCGCATCTTTCTTACGAATGGTAAGATAG
- a CDS encoding cysteine desulfurase family protein has product MRIYFDNAATTAIDPVVIQEMVDVMQNAYGNPSSIHAHGREVRTLIEKARKTVASLLKVSPAEIFFTSGGTEADNMAIRRGIADHGITHAISSPIEHHAVLHTLEDLEKEGKINLTLLDVDSRGNIDFDQLETTLRNNPKAFVSLMHANNEIGTLLDIERVSTICQQYDALFHCDTVQTMGHYKHDLSKVHIDFVTCAAHKIHGPKGVGFLYINHNVKIKPLLYGGAQERNMRGGTENVYGIVGLAKALEIAYQGMDEHRSYIQNLKSYMREQILKHIPGCSINGEPEADNSLYTVLNVCFPEMEMADMLLFNLDIAGISASGGSACSSGSDIGSHVLTAIGSNPSRPSIRFSFSKYNTKEEVDLVVSKLREVCLAEMSK; this is encoded by the coding sequence ATGCGAATATATTTTGATAACGCAGCTACAACAGCCATCGATCCTGTCGTGATACAGGAGATGGTTGATGTAATGCAAAATGCGTATGGGAACCCTTCATCTATTCATGCACACGGCCGTGAAGTAAGAACACTGATTGAAAAAGCTAGAAAAACAGTAGCCAGTCTACTGAAAGTATCTCCGGCTGAGATATTTTTTACTTCTGGTGGGACAGAAGCTGACAATATGGCTATCCGGAGAGGAATTGCGGATCATGGTATCACGCACGCAATTAGCTCTCCTATCGAGCATCATGCAGTTCTACATACCTTAGAAGACTTAGAGAAAGAAGGTAAGATTAACCTAACTTTGCTTGATGTTGATTCTCGGGGGAACATAGATTTTGATCAATTAGAAACCACTCTTCGTAACAACCCGAAGGCATTTGTTTCTTTAATGCACGCGAATAATGAAATTGGTACCTTATTGGATATTGAGCGTGTATCAACGATATGTCAGCAATACGATGCTTTATTTCATTGCGATACGGTACAGACAATGGGACATTATAAGCACGATTTAAGTAAAGTTCATATTGATTTTGTAACCTGTGCAGCTCATAAGATTCATGGTCCGAAGGGTGTTGGTTTTCTCTACATTAACCACAATGTTAAAATCAAACCTTTACTATATGGTGGTGCTCAGGAGCGTAATATGCGCGGCGGTACCGAAAATGTTTATGGAATCGTTGGATTGGCTAAGGCTCTGGAAATAGCTTATCAGGGTATGGATGAACATCGTTCGTACATCCAGAATCTTAAATCGTATATGCGAGAGCAAATTCTAAAGCATATTCCAGGTTGTTCTATAAACGGAGAACCTGAGGCTGACAATAGTCTCTATACAGTGCTTAATGTGTGTTTTCCTGAGATGGAAATGGCAGATATGCTGCTTTTTAATCTTGATATCGCAGGTATTTCAGCATCTGGTGGTAGTGCGTGCAGCTCAGGATCGGATATTGGTTCGCATGTATTAACTGCCATAGGTTCTAACCCAAGTAGACCTTCCATTCGCTTTTCCTTCAGTAAATACAATACTAAGGAAGAAGTAGATCTTGTCGTGTCAAAATTACGCGAAGTTTGCTTGGCTGAAATGTCAAAATAA
- the glmM gene encoding phosphoglucosamine mutase — protein sequence MTLIKSISGIRGTIGGRPNEGLSPLDIVKFTAAFGRLIFQNSGNKKIVVGRDARISGEMVRNLVVGTLQSVGMDVIDLGLSTTPTVEIAVPKEKAGGGIILTASHNPAQWNALKLLNEKGEFIDDEQGKKVLDIAETLDFDFAEVYDLGKVTADDSYLQKHIDEVLSLELVDVEAIRAANFKVAVDAVNSTGGIFVPALLKALGVETIYEIYCEPNGDFPHNPEPLAENLTALSSLVVEKRADLGIAVDPDVDRLCFVMENGEMFGEEYTLVAVSDFILEHKPGNTVSNLSSTRALRDVTLKHGGKYFAAAVGEVNVVTKMKEVNAVIGGEGNGGVIYPETHYGRDALAGIALFLTHLAKKNLKISELRATYPAYFMSKNKIELTEGMDIDRILTEVQGVYQNENFSTIDGLKIDFENEWVHLRKSNTEPIIRVYSEAPTLSQAEAIAEKVMNNIRSLIGD from the coding sequence ATGACACTGATTAAATCCATTTCTGGTATACGAGGTACGATTGGCGGTCGCCCAAACGAGGGCTTAAGTCCATTAGATATTGTGAAGTTTACTGCTGCATTCGGAAGGTTGATCTTTCAGAACTCGGGTAATAAGAAAATTGTAGTCGGTCGAGATGCCCGTATTTCCGGGGAAATGGTCAGGAATTTGGTAGTTGGTACGCTGCAAAGTGTAGGGATGGATGTGATTGACCTCGGTCTTTCTACAACACCAACGGTGGAGATAGCGGTACCTAAAGAAAAAGCTGGTGGAGGAATTATACTCACTGCTAGCCATAATCCTGCACAATGGAATGCTTTAAAACTATTGAATGAGAAAGGAGAGTTTATCGATGATGAACAGGGAAAGAAAGTTCTCGATATTGCAGAGACCTTGGACTTCGATTTCGCCGAAGTATATGATTTGGGTAAGGTTACTGCGGACGACTCATACTTGCAAAAGCACATCGATGAAGTTTTGTCCTTAGAGCTAGTCGATGTAGAGGCTATTCGCGCAGCCAATTTTAAAGTAGCTGTTGACGCAGTAAATTCTACAGGTGGTATCTTCGTTCCCGCTTTATTAAAAGCGTTGGGCGTTGAGACAATCTACGAAATTTATTGCGAGCCCAATGGCGATTTTCCACATAATCCAGAACCCTTGGCAGAAAATCTTACTGCATTATCGTCCTTAGTTGTTGAAAAGCGTGCTGACCTAGGTATAGCCGTTGATCCGGATGTTGATAGGTTGTGTTTTGTTATGGAAAACGGAGAAATGTTTGGTGAAGAGTACACGCTTGTGGCCGTTTCTGATTTTATTCTTGAGCATAAGCCAGGTAACACAGTTTCAAATTTATCTTCTACACGGGCCCTTAGAGACGTAACTCTAAAACATGGAGGTAAATATTTTGCTGCCGCCGTAGGTGAAGTGAACGTAGTAACAAAAATGAAAGAGGTAAATGCCGTTATAGGTGGTGAAGGAAATGGCGGTGTAATATATCCTGAAACCCATTATGGGCGCGATGCGCTAGCGGGTATCGCTTTGTTTCTAACCCATTTGGCAAAAAAGAACCTTAAAATATCGGAACTTCGAGCAACTTATCCGGCCTATTTTATGTCAAAAAATAAAATTGAGCTGACCGAAGGAATGGACATCGATCGTATCTTGACAGAAGTTCAAGGGGTCTATCAGAATGAAAACTTTAGTACGATAGATGGCTTAAAGATTGATTTTGAGAACGAATGGGTGCATCTTCGCAAGTCAAATACTGAACCTATTATTCGAGTTTATTCAGAAGCTCCTACATTGTCGCAGGCAGAGGCTATCGCAGAAAAAGTTATGAACAATATACGGTCTCTAATTGGGGACTAA
- a CDS encoding phosphatase PAP2 family protein, translating into MIEQLIEIDKQLFLSVNQGLANQFFDFLMPILRNPYTWAPLYLFFIIFAIRNYKKKGIIMILLLLATFGLGDFTSASIIKPEVMRVRPCNDVPFKEQVTTRVRCGSGYSMPSSHATNHFAIGVFILMLFRRKWKPIVWLSLLWAASISFAQIYVGVHYPGDILIGAILGTAIGLFTSWLYFFIQPKLQRSEV; encoded by the coding sequence ATGATTGAACAATTAATAGAAATCGACAAACAACTTTTCTTATCTGTCAATCAAGGATTGGCAAATCAATTCTTTGACTTCCTGATGCCCATTTTACGGAATCCCTATACTTGGGCTCCCTTATATCTATTCTTTATTATTTTCGCGATTCGAAACTACAAAAAGAAGGGAATCATCATGATCCTTCTGCTGTTGGCAACTTTCGGTCTGGGTGATTTTACATCTGCTTCGATAATCAAACCCGAAGTTATGCGTGTGCGACCGTGCAACGATGTCCCTTTTAAAGAGCAAGTCACAACGAGGGTTCGATGCGGAAGTGGTTATAGTATGCCGTCCTCACACGCTACAAATCACTTTGCTATCGGAGTGTTTATTCTAATGCTTTTTAGACGAAAATGGAAACCTATCGTTTGGCTCTCTCTACTATGGGCAGCGTCGATCAGCTTTGCCCAAATTTACGTAGGTGTCCATTACCCAGGAGATATACTGATAGGTGCTATCTTGGGTACAGCTATTGGTCTCTTTACATCGTGGTTATATTTCTTCATCCAACCCAAATTACAGCGATCGGAAGTATGA
- a CDS encoding ZIP family metal transporter, which yields MIIISVLFFSAFFGGLSVFIVKKDNTKLLKLILAFSGSYIFAITILHLIPGIYSSGDETIGLYVLGGFLFQLLLEQFSAGIEHGHLHQHKLNDHTHTEKHVMPVGVMASLCLHAFLEGMPLAGDHGNYLLFGIAIHHIPAAFALGTLLLRADLANRSIIIALAIFAAMSPLGYILCENIKNHSVIDIHQYFDKIMAIVVGIFLHISTTILFESSTKDHRFNRQKIVAVLMGVLISLLNFLIVGHPH from the coding sequence ATGATCATTATAAGCGTCCTATTCTTTTCTGCTTTTTTCGGCGGACTTTCGGTTTTCATTGTAAAGAAAGATAATACCAAACTCCTTAAGTTAATTCTTGCTTTCAGTGGCTCATACATATTTGCTATCACGATCTTACATCTGATACCAGGGATATATAGTAGTGGGGATGAAACAATTGGCTTATATGTTCTTGGTGGATTCCTATTCCAATTGCTTCTGGAACAATTTTCTGCTGGGATCGAACACGGGCACCTTCACCAGCACAAGCTGAACGATCATACCCATACCGAAAAACATGTAATGCCAGTTGGTGTTATGGCTAGCCTCTGCCTCCACGCATTTTTAGAAGGAATGCCATTAGCCGGAGACCACGGAAATTATCTGCTTTTTGGAATTGCTATCCATCATATACCCGCTGCATTTGCATTAGGAACCCTACTGCTACGCGCTGATCTTGCCAATCGAAGTATCATCATAGCATTGGCTATATTCGCCGCCATGTCACCGCTTGGATATATATTATGTGAGAATATTAAAAACCACTCGGTTATTGATATCCATCAATACTTTGACAAGATCATGGCCATCGTAGTGGGAATATTTTTGCACATTTCTACAACAATTCTCTTTGAATCATCAACGAAAGACCACCGGTTTAATCGACAGAAAATTGTTGCTGTTCTCATGGGAGTATTGATATCGCTACTAAACTTTTTAATCGTCGGACACCCTCATTAA
- a CDS encoding MBL fold metallo-hydrolase, with product MKDILSDFLVMTSKGLYCTVGDFYLDPNTAVETAIISHAHGDHACRNNLTVYCTPPTKSFMVSRYRKNAAYKFIVFDYLSTFDIGDVRVTFYSAGHILGSAQVLLEYSGVRYLYTGDYKVQSDPTCAPLDYVRADVLITESTFANPDTKHPDVATEIKKLNGFSDNVLLGAYGLGKAQRLNCLINEHCPDKTVHLHYSILPIHKIYEQYGVEFLRYKPYERKALKTNSQNQIYMVPPLTFNSYFRAVNLKKVFASGWEHLQRNNDLSLYISDHVDWHEILDYISQVEPEEIWTLHGDGKFLEEYFRDRIVVKILN from the coding sequence ATGAAAGATATTCTATCTGACTTCTTGGTAATGACCAGTAAGGGGTTATATTGTACGGTTGGAGATTTCTATCTCGACCCGAATACCGCTGTGGAAACAGCCATCATATCACATGCGCATGGAGATCATGCTTGTCGAAATAATTTGACCGTCTATTGCACTCCTCCGACAAAATCGTTTATGGTTTCCCGCTACCGAAAAAATGCGGCATACAAGTTTATCGTATTTGATTATTTATCAACTTTTGACATCGGAGATGTAAGGGTTACTTTTTATTCAGCAGGGCACATTCTGGGTTCAGCACAGGTCCTGTTGGAATATTCCGGTGTTCGTTATCTTTATACCGGTGACTATAAAGTTCAGAGCGACCCAACCTGCGCACCACTAGATTACGTTCGTGCCGACGTTCTGATCACCGAGAGCACGTTTGCAAATCCCGATACAAAGCATCCCGATGTAGCGACAGAAATTAAGAAATTAAACGGTTTTTCTGACAATGTGCTATTAGGTGCTTATGGCTTGGGAAAAGCCCAACGACTGAATTGTCTGATTAATGAACATTGTCCGGATAAGACAGTACATTTACATTATTCGATCTTGCCGATACACAAAATCTACGAGCAGTATGGCGTTGAGTTTTTACGATACAAACCTTATGAGCGTAAGGCATTGAAAACAAACTCTCAAAATCAAATTTACATGGTGCCACCACTGACATTTAACAGTTATTTTCGTGCTGTTAATTTGAAGAAAGTCTTTGCTTCGGGGTGGGAACATCTGCAACGAAATAATGATCTTTCTTTATATATTTCTGATCATGTTGATTGGCATGAGATTCTGGATTATATTAGTCAAGTGGAACCAGAAGAGATCTGGACCCTTCATGGTGACGGTAAATTTTTAGAAGAATATTTTCGCGATAGAATCGTTGTGAAAATTCTCAATTAA
- the coaE gene encoding dephospho-CoA kinase (Dephospho-CoA kinase (CoaE) performs the final step in coenzyme A biosynthesis.): protein MLKVGITGGIGSGKTTVCKIFEVLRVPVFYADDAAKSVMNTDPELISALKSEFGNEIYSDEGILDRKALASIVFNNKEALAKLNGLVHPAAIQAFEDWSGVQGSPYVIKEAAILFESGSYKDCDYTVLVYTPQDLRVRRVMERDGVTAEQVLTRIDKQMPEEQKRELADFEIVNDGKRPLLPQVLELHEYFLRTEKGIHE from the coding sequence ATGCTTAAAGTAGGAATAACAGGAGGCATTGGAAGTGGAAAGACAACTGTATGCAAAATCTTTGAAGTTCTACGGGTTCCTGTTTTCTATGCAGATGATGCTGCAAAATCTGTCATGAATACCGATCCTGAGTTGATTTCTGCTTTGAAATCAGAGTTTGGTAATGAAATTTATTCAGATGAAGGAATTTTAGATCGGAAAGCTTTGGCTAGCATTGTATTTAATAATAAAGAAGCCTTAGCGAAACTTAATGGATTAGTACATCCCGCCGCAATTCAGGCATTTGAGGATTGGAGCGGGGTACAAGGTAGTCCATATGTTATTAAAGAGGCTGCTATACTTTTTGAAAGTGGATCCTATAAAGACTGTGATTATACCGTATTAGTATATACTCCTCAAGATCTCCGTGTCAGGCGTGTAATGGAGCGCGATGGCGTCACTGCGGAGCAAGTGCTGACGAGAATTGACAAGCAAATGCCAGAAGAACAGAAAAGGGAACTGGCGGACTTTGAAATTGTCAATGATGGGAAAAGACCCTTACTGCCACAGGTTTTAGAACTACATGAATATTTCCTCAGGACTGAAAAGGGTATTCACGAATGA
- a CDS encoding YbbR-like domain-containing protein — translation MAILNLTKAQRQKVRIFIICICVSVFSWALFAMSNKYTYRIPAAMRYVNAPDNKAFHPLQSDTVDLQVEGSGWQVFFSRLRLQAQEIDVDLSPLKSRDWVVFTNQMGFINRQFSSNQRIVAISPDTLHFDFSKQTVKKVPIKFASDMSFQKQYAIIDSVTLNPQYVTVTGPLEDLARIDEWETDTFRRNNINSDISGRLFLQQKKQANINVYPNIVEFNVPVGEVTEKVLEIPIRVENGDEFASVRLIPSKVTITVLVSLRNYMDILPSSFEAVVDLESWKNNRAESLPVIITQFPEFCEIVKISPQNVDFIIKK, via the coding sequence ATGGCAATTTTGAACTTAACGAAGGCACAAAGACAGAAAGTACGAATATTCATTATTTGTATATGTGTTTCTGTGTTTTCTTGGGCTTTATTTGCCATGTCCAATAAATATACGTATCGGATTCCAGCAGCTATGCGATATGTTAATGCTCCTGATAACAAAGCGTTTCATCCCCTACAATCAGATACGGTAGACTTGCAGGTGGAAGGCTCCGGCTGGCAGGTTTTTTTTTCGAGGCTTCGACTTCAAGCACAAGAAATTGATGTAGATCTAAGCCCATTGAAAAGTCGGGACTGGGTGGTTTTCACTAATCAAATGGGCTTTATCAATAGGCAGTTTTCAAGTAACCAGCGTATAGTCGCTATTTCTCCGGATACCTTACATTTTGACTTCTCCAAACAGACGGTCAAGAAGGTGCCTATCAAGTTCGCTTCTGATATGAGCTTTCAGAAACAATACGCTATTATTGATAGTGTGACATTGAACCCTCAGTATGTAACGGTGACCGGTCCCTTGGAAGACCTTGCTAGGATTGATGAGTGGGAAACTGATACTTTTCGAAGAAATAATATCAATTCAGATATTTCGGGGCGACTTTTCCTGCAACAGAAGAAGCAAGCCAATATCAATGTTTACCCGAATATAGTCGAGTTCAACGTTCCGGTGGGAGAAGTGACTGAAAAGGTTTTGGAAATACCGATCCGAGTTGAGAATGGAGATGAATTTGCATCGGTGAGGCTGATACCATCGAAGGTTACAATAACAGTTTTAGTTTCGTTGAGAAATTATATGGATATCCTTCCGAGTTCGTTTGAAGCGGTAGTCGATCTTGAGAGCTGGAAGAACAACCGTGCAGAGAGTTTACCTGTTATCATAACACAATTCCCCGAGTTTTGCGAAATCGTGAAGATCAGTCCGCAAAATGTTGATTTTATTATAAAAAAGTAA